The Rhizoctonia solani chromosome 1, complete sequence sequence TATTATCGAGCAAATCCAAAAAGCTACTGAGAATTCGCTAAAACTTGCGTTTGACACCGTCGGCGAAACCGATACTCAAATTATATGCGTCAAGTCACTTGCACCTACTCCTGACGGCGCAAGACCAGGCAAAGTTATGGTTTCGCTTATTCCAAACGAGGATGCAAAGGCACTAAGGAAGGATGTTATAGTCCTAAGTGAGTTGATATTCATAACTTATCATACAATGGCATCATTACACTAAACCTTAGATACGGTTATATACACTGCTTTTGGGCGCTCTTTTGAGTTGGCCAAGATCCAATTTCCCGCTTCGCCAGAAGACCGAGCTCACATGGCTTCTTGGATGCCTAAGCTCGAAGAGCTCGCAGCCAAAGGTCAGATCAAACCAAACCCGGCAAGGCTGTGGCCCGGAGGGCTGGGGGCTGTGAACGAAGGCTTCCAGTATATGCGTGAGGGCAAAGTCAGTGCTGAGAAGATTGTTTACAACGTCCACTAGCTTTGGTCTACCGAATCCCATTCACACGGTAAATAGTTGCCAGAAATGAATTGAAAGCTCAGCACTAGAGCTATTCAAACTCTTTGGATATTGTTCAAATCCGATAACCCTGAAGGACCAAGGCTGTGTCAATATGAGCAGGTTGCCGGATGATCCAGCTATTGCGAGATATTGATGCCTAATTATAGAGTAACGGATGATCACGATCAGGCCGACGGCTCGCAAGATGCACTAAAAACTATGATCTTCTTTGGTTCTTTACGAACCTTTGGCCTTCTCTGTCTTCTGCATGGACACTCTACATGACGTTGGCGCGTTCTTTCTGGCCTGGTGATGCAGCGCGGATAATACCCACGCGTATAGTTCATCGAATTCTTCGGATAACAGCTCccaatggcaacccgctccatGATTCAATTAAAGGTACAGTCTAATGGGGATTGCGGCATTTAAGAGCTCTTCGGATCTATCTAGGCGAAGACTACTTCAGCTTAGCAGAGTGGGCCTCCGAGAGTGACCTGCTAGTTTGAGAATATCGCCGATGGGTGTTCTCGGACTTGCCTAATGGGCCTGGTACGTTGGTGATTTAAATATCCGTGAGTTGTGAGCAATACCCTATGTCTTTCCTGAGTTTCCTCACAAGCTACTGGTAAATATGAAAGTCCTTGGGAATTGTTTGATATGCATAGCTACATCAATGATCGTGGCCGGTGCTGCACAAGCATCAACGATCGGGCGTAGGGAGAACTCTGCATACAGCCGTGAGCATTCAAAACTTCCCCCACTATAGCCAAAGGACCCACTGAGCTCTTATTAATAGTTTCGCCCAAGCTCTACACGAATCTCAACCTGGGGCAAATCAAACCCAACGGCTGGCTCAAAGATCAATTACAGCTTCAGGCTGATGGACTGGCGGGTCACTTGAATCTATTTTACCCATTGTGAGTATCCGTATGTTGTTTATTGAGCGGGTCCCGAAATTATTTGCTATAGAGTAACAGAAGGATCCTGGACAGGCGGTACAAAAAATTACTCTGATCTGAATGAAGGTGAGTTGTGCTTAATTGAGCATTTATCCAACGCTCACTTAATTAAATTAGCTGGTCCCTACTGGTTTGTAAGTGAACGTTCTGTGTGCGCACCAAACAATGCCAATTATTACCACATAGCACGGAATTATACCACTAGCTTACGAGCTCGAGGATACTCGATTAACAAAAGCAGTCAAAGACTTTATGGACTATGTTCTCAACCATCAGTATCCTGATGGCTGGATAGGTAACGAAACAGGAGACAAGTGGCAGCCCAGGCACCTTTGGGGACGCTACCCGTTCTTCTTCGGAGCCATTATGATGGTTGAGGCGGACCCTTCGTATACCGATAAGGTGAGAATTCGTACTTTAGAATTGCTCTCACATTTAACACAAATTTGAAATTACCGCAGTTTGTAGCGGCCTTCCACAAGTTCGTAGAGATATCGAATCAGATGTTAAGAAATGGACAAGGAACTAGCGACTGGACTGGAGGAACTCGATGGCAGGATTACGCTATGGCTCTGCAGTGGCTTCATGATTACCATCCCAATGGCAAAGAGGAGCTCCTTGTGGACACGATGCAACGAATCAAAGCTGTATCTACTAATTGGCGTGACGTGATGTCCGAAGCCAAGTTCCCAACTAGCTCGGTCTCCGAGTTTAGGATATATTGGCATGGTAGGATGTTTTGCGTTTtgtgtttttttttgcttgCAAATGGTTAACTTCTGACAAGGCGTGAATTTGGCTGAGGGACTGAAGGCTTCCGGAGCAACTTACAGATTCACTCATGATGAAACAGGTTTGTCATTGAAAAACACGCAAGTCTTTGTTCGCTGACACCGATGTATGCTCCAACGCAGAGAAAACTGAGGCAGCAGCAGCTTGGGATCGCTTATACAAGTACCATGGTCGCCCTTCCGGCATCTTCGCTGCTGACGAATACTTGGCGGGGTTGGACGCAATCAGAGGGTAGGCACGAAATTATTTATGCATCTGATATTGATCTTGAATTACGCATGGTAGAACCGAGCTTTGCCTTGTTGTGGTGAGTGGAGCCCCGCATACAACAATGGACAATCTCACAGATTCAATCCAGGAATCTATCTATTCGTTAGCTACACCACAGAACAAACTCATCATTTCAACTCATCCTAATTTTATTATAGATCTTCTTATCTCTATCAAGTGTTCGGAGACGCTAAGTACGCAGAAAGGGTGAGATTTCCGTCTGCCAATCAATTCAATATTCCCTAATTATAAAAGATTCGTAGGCAGAGAAACAGGCTTACAACTCCTTGCCTGCAACCATAAGTGGAGGTAAGCGCACTTAATAAGCTGGCCCGTAAGTCTATTGAAAACGCAATCAGACATGTGGACCCATCAATATCTCCAACAGCAAAACCAAATTTCAGTACGAGATATGAGTCCCAACCCATTCCCAGCAGACGGGTATGTTGAAAAAATTTTGTATTTACTTTTTTTATCTGATGGACCGCATTGAAGCTCGTATTCAAACGTTTTTGGATTAGAGCCCAACTACCCGTGCGCATACACCCCTACCCCCATTGATTTGTAATTGACCACAATCCTGAAACAGATGCTGTACCGTGAACCACCCCCAGGGATTCCCGAAGTTTATCTCTCATGCCGTCGTATCATCCGCCGACCAGAAGTCTTTGACACAGATTTACTTCGGGCCGTTGACTGTGAAGACAGCTCTTTCGGGTGTCGGAGCAAAGGTTTCTATCAACGTTGATACCAACTATCCCTTCTCCGATAATGTCAAGATAACCATCAATACGGACAAAACTTTCGATTACTATATTCGGGTACCTACCTGGATAAACAAGCAGGCCAGTATCAAAATCGGCAATTCGGCTGAGAAAGCTTTCTCTCCCGATAGTACGACCAAACTGCAAAAGGTCTCAGTCAAAGCGGGAACGACCATCATATCGTTGGTTCTTTCGGGAGATATCACTGTTGAGAGCCGTCCTCAAGGATCCGTCGCTATCCATCGTGGGCCTTTCAATTACGCCTTGGACATCCCAAGAAACTCAACCTTGCTGAACACCTTATATCCTGTCAGTAGATATTTGAGACTATTTGTGTATCTCTGTTCACTCAcaacctcttgaaggccGAACCTCGCGCGTCAGATTATCAGTTCGATGCGACAGCCAGCTGGAACTATGCCATCGACCCTTCAACACTCAAGTTTAATCCGGCGCCTGGCAATACTGCCCTGAAAAAGCCTATTTTCGACGCTGGGGCTCCCCACTGAGCATTAGTGTGAAAGGATGCCTGGTAAACTGGGGACTTGCCGGAACTACATTTGTAAAGCCCCCACCTCAGAACGCTACTTGCACGGGTAGCAAGGTCGACCTCAAACTCATCCCCTTTGGCGTAAGTAGACAATATACCATCGTGGTTGCACTTAATGACATGCGCTGCGCATCCTATAGGCCACGAAACTCCGCATTAGTGAATTCCCCGTCGTTCACTAAAGGACGGGAGTGGATCATTGCTTTTGGAAATTTGAATGCAGTAATCAGAATTGAAAGAAATTGTGAATTGAATATCTTAGTGCACAGGATACATTGATATTGTGAATTTCATCTATTTTCTAAGCTGTCGGAGGAGTTCCTCTCGGGCAGCCTGCGCATCTGCGGTACCCTTGCTAAGGCGCATGACCTGGCCTACAACTTTCATAAGGACCCTATCGTTTCCTTGAGCTACGAGCTCCGACTCTTTTGGTAGCATGGAGATTGCAGTGCGGCATAATGCCGTCAGTTCCGATGTGGAAGAAGCTGCTCGAAGACCAAGACTTTCGATGATCTGGGAAAGAGGTAAGTTTGAACGTGTCTCGATTAGATGTCGCATCAGGAGTTTGCCAGAGGTCCCTGTGCGACGTTAGGAAACCTCCCGATTTGGCCATATGAGACTTACCTGTGATTACGTGACTCTCGACAGCGTCCACCAGCTCTCCTAGCCTTTCAGGTGTCAATGGATTATCAGCGAACGTTTGGCTCCTAAACGAGAGTTGACCAATCAACTCATGAAGTAACCAGTTGGCTACTATCTTGGGGTCCCGCCCTCCACGGACAACGGACTCAAAGTATGCTACCGCGCCTAGCCGAGAGGGCTCTTCTCCGTCAAATCCGACGTCTGCACCAGCATCTATGCCCATCAGTACATCCACATCCCGCGACGATAGCTTATAGGTTGAAACCAAGCGTTCTCGCGTTTGAGTGGGAAGGGTCGGCATATGTGCCCTAATGCGTTCGATATATTCCTTTAGAGATATCCAGTTAGTAATTGACTCACAAGCAAATACTACTGGCCAACTTACTTGTTCGATCACCAACGGGGGCAAATTAGGGTCCGGCATATACCTATAATCAGGAGCGCCTTCTTTGCTACGCAACCGGAATGTTTCGGCAGTGTCCTCATTGAAACCTCTTGTTTCTTGGAGTACAGGAAGGCCTTGGTCGAGTAAGTTCTTATACCTTTCGATTTCCGCGTCTGATTCGATTTCAGCTAACAAGCATAATTCAAACTACTCGAATAGGCTTACTTAATGCAACCACAAGCCCGCGAATCGTGTTCAAATTTTTGATTTCGCATCGAGTCCCAAACGGCTCTCCTGGTCGGTTGAGAGATATGTTGACATCACATCTCATAGAACCCTAGGAATGGAGATTGAGTCCAAGATTCATATCGGACATTATGATAACTCACCAACTCCATATTGCCGTCACTTGAACCAACCGCCCTCAGGAGAGCCTGTAGTGAGCGAACATAGGCTGCGGCCTCTTCAGGTGATCTATCATGAGCTGCATGCAGCGTAGGCCATAAAGGTTGATCTAGTGTCCGCAATCACCTCATATCAGGTTCGGATACAATCTCCATCAACGGCACTCCAGCACGGCTCAAATCGACTCGAGTTACCTCGGAATGAGCAGGGGTCGTAGATTTCGCCGTGTCCTACGACTTATGATTAGCGATAGAAAAAGGTATTTCTGCGAATGCTTGCCTGTTCTAGCTGAATCTGTTGTATTCTAACTAGTTTTCCGTCATAGCCCAAGAGCTGCAAGCTACCTCCTCTGGCGATAGGGGCTAATCCAGGTAAGAAGAGCGTATGGAATAGAGACGACATACATACAATATTTTTGAGTTATCTGATACCCAGAGGGAAGATCAGGGTAGAAATAGTGCTTTCTGTCAAAAGAGGATCTCTGTTGAACATCTGATCCCAGTGCGAGTGAAGTACGGATGGCCAAATCTAAGCATTTATTGTTGAAATGCTAGGAGCGGTCAGATTTCTTCATTCCCTTTGATAGATATGGTAATTACCGGTAGACAGCCGGGGAAAGCCGCATCAAATATAGAGACTCTATCACCTGGTAAAACACTTGGGCTCGCATCTAAATCTGTAAATGAGTCTGCAGACGATAGTTAGTACTTATCCAATACCCGCGTGGATATTGTGCAAACCAGAGAATAACTTTTTTCTCGACTTGATTTGAGCATGCACCTCGATCCCAATCACAGACTGCCATTCTGACAGCGGCCTAGCTCTGGTGGCTCTTGTGCCAAAGCTGGCAAAGGGTCGTGTCCATTTCGGATGAATCATGGTCAGGAACAAGTCGAGAGATGTACAACGCCTTTAATTTCAAATAATATAATATCAACTTAGTAGGAGTAAATAAATACAATAAACGATATGTACCACAAACAGTAGCGTAGGGCGTGCGACACAACCGCATGTCAAGTGGAATGAAATGCGATGTCGGACATATGGTGCCAAGAGCTGACTCAACATCGCCCCGTCATCATCAGTTCTATTAGAACGACAGATGGGCGGCTCTGCCCAGGCTCTGTCACATTTACAATTGCCAATACACCCCACTTCCAAACAAAAGCCGATCTCATGCTGTGCCACCAGCCCGCACCGTACCTTTCTTTCACCGCTGTGGGACTAACATGAATATTCTACCAAATCCGTCTGCACTGCATACACTGGTTGTGATGATCATTGCCGAGAGTTAAATGCAGGCGGCCTGGCTGTGAGACCCTTCACAACGCACCCCCTTCCGAGCCACCTCGTCCTTACATCCCTGTCATTGGGCCTTTTACCCTACCTACAGCAAAACTCTCACCCACAACCAACTCCCATGTTCTCTAAGCTTGTAAAGAGATTGCGTCGCGATAACACGCCCGAATTGCCGACTGTTGACTTGTGCAAAGAGGATGCTCTTGCACAATTGATGTATGTGATAGAATTTATCCATCTTTCGCGTTTACGTGACTGAGTGGCAACTACCCAGGCATTACGATACGCAATTCCTAATCGATGACTCTGGCTCGATGGCCGGTACTAGATGGAACGAGGCCCGGGAGGCATTGATGGGGCTTGCTGAGTATACTCTCAAGCATGACCAAGACGGCATCGAAATTTTCTTCCTTAATGACGTGAACAAGGGCGGGTCTGTAAGGGTGAGTAGACCCGTACATATAACTCAGACCTTTGCCTCACGCGTGTTTCAGAACAAAGAGGAGGTCAGACAGCTCTTTTATGCTGTCAAACCCAGTGGGAGCACACCCACGGGGCTCCGAATGGAACAGCTCCTCATGGCCTACATAGCAAGGATCGAGGCTGCCAGGACCAAATCAGGAGGACAGGATCCATTAAACAGTGGTATCAAGCCACTGAACCTGATTGTCATTACCGACGGAGAGCCGACTGACGATCCCGAGGGTGTTATTATTGCTGCTGCTCGCCGACTCGATGCCGGAAACTTCTCGTTAACCCAGGTCGGCATTCAGTTCATCCAAGTTGGGGATGATAAGCATGCTTCGAAAGCTCTCAAGGAACTGGATAACCACCTGCATAAGGACAATAACGTTAGGGTATGTCGTACATTCTCGGCACATATGGACATCGCTAATGCACTACACTTGGTATTAGGACATTGTCGATACTCGCCCGTTCACCGGCAAGGAACTCACAACAGAGGTGCTTGTCGCAATGTTACTGGGCGCCATCAATCGCCGCGTTGACCAGATCAAGAAGCCTGGAAAAGAGTAAACAATGTTTGGGTCCAGTTCAGAGTTACGGTCGACTTCTTTGTTCGTTGCCTTCGTTTCACACCGCCTAGACTCGCGCTGGTGCGATTAGGTCGATAAATTCTTTATAATCTTTTGTGTGTGATTACATTTGATTTCTTTTGTATACCCAGGTTGGCCGCTGAGTGCGGATATCCTTGACCGCTAATTTATAATAAATTCGGTTGCCCATTGATATTTAAACTCCCAGCGCCAGACGGAAACTCAGCCCACCCCTGGATGCTGCCACCACACCTCAAATTCTCACACATCCCCAATCATCATGAATTTCCTCAAGAGAATTACTTCACGCAAGTCCTCGCTACCGGCTAATGGCGACTTGCCCACATATCGCACCGAAAACGCactggaggttctgaggtATGTTTATTCCCCCTGTAATAGTAATTTACTAATTGACGCCTGACTCAAACcagggaatatgatattGTTTTCCTTGTCGATGACTCTGGATCTATGGCAGGATCGCGTTGGAACGAAGCCAGCACAGCACTAGCAGGAGTAGCAGGAATCGCTTCTCAGTACGATCCTGATGGCATCGATATCTATTTCTTGAACTCGCAAGCTGGGGGACCTCATATGCAGGTACGCTCCCAACCCAACGCCGCTCGCGCTCTTTACAAAGTACAGCCTGATTTATGAGATTCAGACGCCTGGAGAGGTTACAAAGCTTTTTCAGGATGTTCAACCGTGGGGTCCGACCCCTACCGGCCGGAGGCTCGACATGCTCCTGACAGATTATATCAACAAGATCGACTATGCCCGCTCTACGGGTGGAGTATACCCCAAGCCGGTCAACTTTATTGTGATAACGGACGGTGTGCCGACTGATGATCCAAGAGAAGTTATCATCCGGGCTGCGCGCCGTTTGGACGCAAACAATGTGCTTCTCAGTCAAGTGGGAATACAGTTCATTCAGGTCGGCGATGATTCTGGAGCTTCCAGAGCACTCAAAGAAATGGACGATAAACTTGGACCCAGGCATGGGATTCGCGTACGTGGCAAACCTGTGGCTTACTTCCATTCAACTGACATGTTCGGGGGCGTAGGATATGGTGGATACCACACCGTACAAGCGCAAGCGCCTAACTGAAGAACGAATCGTTAAAATTTTGTTGGGTGGCATTAACAGGCGTGTGGACAACATGGGCGGAGCTGCCGTGTTGCATCCCTAATATGACTCGATCACGAGAGTCTGAAGTTTTGTACAAATACTATTGCTGTTCTGTTCAGCTGTCTGTTCGTAGTATACTAGTAACCTGGTGCTTTAGAGGTTCCGGTGGTCGTCATGTTTACTTGTAGCATTATAATCAGTAATGTTATTCATCATTTCTATTTCTATCATAGTCCTGACGGTTGGCGTCAAAGCTGTGCAGCCCAGCCGTTTCCGCGATTTCTGTCAAGATCCAGGGGTCGAGCAAGGACACGTGAGGCGCGAACTTATAAAGTCGTTTCCTTGATTCCATATCTAACTTCGTCACCGACCGCTGAGCGCTAGACAGTCATGGGTCAAAACGGTTCCTCTGTCAGCGAAAAGAGGCGGAGCAAGACAAGGATTAACGCACCGCCAGAATTTGGGGGAGCCACGAATTCTGGGCCTGGTAGACGCTCGACCTTGAGCGGTGCGCCCACACGACGGCATTCGACCTTCGGCAGTGGTTCACCCCAAACACCGTCCCCACATCGTAGAGCAGCTTCTTCGGCCTCGCACACGATTCAAGCAGCACATCGTGCGAACAATATAGCTTCTCAGCGCAACTCTCCAATGCCTCTTGGCCATAACATAGCCTCCCAGCCACCTGCTTACTCTTCTGTACCCGAGACCATAATTGAGGCTCCGCCGAGGATGAATAATATCAGAACGGCAGTGCGGAGAACGCATTGGAACTTCTCAAGTTGAGTTTTATTGAGTTGCTAAAGTACGTACTTCTGACTCGAAGCACCACAGAGAGTACGATACTGTGTTTTTGATCGACGATTCAGGGTCTATGGCTGGCGGCCTCTGGACTCAGGCAGGGCGTGCCTTGGCCGGCGTTGCAACTGTCGCATCCCAATACGATGATGATGGCATTGACATTTACTTCTTGAACTCCAGGGAATTCGCTCAGAATGTTCGGGTATGGTGTTATTTCCTTTTCATTGGACATTCACACCTGACCGTGGCGGGATTCTCGCTATAGCACGAATCCCAAGTCTACCAGTTATTTCAGCGCGTCCAACCCCGAGGCTCGACCCCGACAGGCGCTCGGCTGGACATCTTACTTCGGTCGTACCTAACCTCTATCGAGCGGGCGCAAGAAGAATTCGACTCGCAGGACCCCGAAATTACTGGAATCAAACCTGTCAACTATATTGTTATAACGGACGGCGCGCCTTCGGACGATCCAGAAAGTGTGATCGTTGCTGCGGCCAAGCGATTGGATAAGGGAGAGTTTCCACTCAGTCAGGTCGGAATTCAGTTCGTACAAATTGGAAGCGACCCCGAGGCCACCCAGGCCCTGGAAGAACTGGACGATGATCTGGCCGGAAAATACGACATTAGGGATATTGTGGATACTACACCGTACACTACAGAGTTGAGCGGGGAGACTTTGATCAAAATCTTGTTAGGTGGTGTGAATAAGAGGGTGGACCGACGAGGTGGAGGTGCTGTGATGCGGTAGTTGTGATCTAGCTTGTTGGTGTTTCTTGGCAACACATTGTGTATAGTTATGACAAGTTGTATTTTTCGTTAAGATTGCATATCTTTACTTTGCTGTGACTTAATAAACAATCTTTGCTTTTGGTGTTCGAATTGATAGCGTTGAGAGTTTGCATATAGCCATGTTGTTAGTGCTTGCCGTGTACTTTCACCTCGCACAATTGACTACAAACACACCACCGTAATACAACCACTGTATGAGGCTATTCTGCCAGTCTATCATATACTGCTGTAGTTCTTGTAGAATAATGAGCAATGCTACACATTATATGTACTGGGTACATTATTCAGAATAAACACATTCAATACTATTATTCATCGGTAAATCCTTCCTTATGTCTTTTTCTTCGCCTGTCGCTTGGTTGTCGATGAAGGGCTGGGAGCAGTGGCAGTAGTCTTTGTTTGGGTACTGTTTGCTGTCGTTTTTTCAGTGGCAGTCTGTTCAGCTCGCTGGGCGGGAGGTTGCTGCTGTGTTCCCACTATCGGAATCATCAGCTACCGATTGGATGTCTCCCGCCGGTCAGTCACTCACGGTACTAGGCTTTTTCTTCCCGTCATCCTTGTGGAAAAAGTTGATGATAAATGATCCAATTGCACCGGTTATAAGAAGGATAGCCCATCGAGGAAGAGCGCTGATTACGTTGTATACACGTCGAGACAAGACTGCATATGTGTGAAGGTATGGTTGGCTAAGTTCATAATTTGATTAGATGTGGTCGCCAAAATCATGAGAGACATACCGACTACCACCAGGAGCCCATGGACCGGACCAGGGCTCGGTTTCTTTCCATCCGTCGATGACCACGAATTTGTGGAGCATCGCGGGGTCCAAAACAATCTGACCTGGCTGGTAAAAGCGGAGTGTGTTGCCGTTATCCTTGATGACAATCAATGTCGGGGGCCTATCCATACCCAAGTTTATATGAAACAAGTGAGTTGGCTTGGAGGTGGGCTTACTTCCAAAGCATCCATTCGGTTGTGATTTCTGTCTCGGCAAGATAATCGACCCGGGCCCATTTGACATGTTCCGCATCCCCAGCGTCGAGTGCAAGTTGATATGCTTTATCAAACGCCTCATCTACAAGTTTCGACATGGTATCTTGTTTGCCAACCGTTCTGTGCGAGCATATAAGTCGGGAATTTCAAAAGCAGAACAGGCAGAATGGCTCACACGACAACAAACCAAGTGCGTTTCTCTGCCTCTTCGGGAGAGCCAAAGGTCTCGTTCTTGACAAGAAGCTCGTAATTACTGTCCGTGAGGAGGGGGATACGTTCATCCCATCCTCTTTCAGCAGCTCGTTTGCGCGCGAGCTCCAATTGTTCCACCGCATTAATGCCAATACCTGTCGGTTGATTAGTTAATGTCCGTAAGAGGTGCTTTACACGCATACCAGAAAGTGCGCTAGCAATTGGCCCCTCTGTGACAATCTTGCCAAGATCCAATGTTTTGACGAGAACTCTTGCCAGTTCCATTGGCAGCTGGAGTAGCTGCACTTGCTGATGTAATAGTTTCAGCGTCGACAGTCTCGGTGGGGATGGCCTGTCCAGGGGTCCATCCTTCAGAGAAGTACTGAGCCTGCACAGAGCTAAGAGCCAACAAGAGGCGGGACGAGGCGCATCGTGGTCGGATGGAGGAGCATACGATAACAAGTGCTAGCGCCATGTGCTCCAAGCGCCTAATCCCCTCCGATCAACTGACATAATCAGGGCTGGG is a genomic window containing:
- a CDS encoding glycoside hydrolase family 127 protein, translated to MIVAGAAQASTIGRRENSAYSLSPKLYTNLNLGQIKPNGWLKDQLQLQADGLAGHLNLFYPLVTEGSWTGGTKNYSDLNEAGPYWFHGIIPLAYELEDTRLTKAVKDFMDYVLNHQYPDGWIGNETGDKWQPRHLWGRYPFFFGAIMMVEADPSYTDKFVAAFHKFVEISNQMLRNGQGTSDWTGGTRWQDYAMALQWLHDYHPNGKEELLVDTMQRIKAVSTNWRDVMSEAKFPTSSVSEFRIYWHGVNLAEGLKASGATYRFTHDETEKTEAAAAWDRLYKYHGRPSGIFAADEYLAGLDAIRGTELCLVVESIYSSSYLYQVFGDAKYAERAEKQAYNSLPATISGDMWTHQYLQQQNQISVRDMSPNPFPADGSYSNVFGLEPNYPCCTVNHPQGFPKFISHAVVSSADQKSLTQIYFGPLTVKTALSGVGAKVSINVDTNYPFSDNVKITINTDKTFDYYIRVPTWINKQASIKIGNSAEKAFSPDSTTKLQKVSVKAGTTIISLVLSGDITVESRPQGSVAIHRGPFNYALDIPRNSTLLNTLYPAEPRASDYQFDATASWNYAIDPSTLKFNPAPGNTALKKPIFDAGAPH
- a CDS encoding aspartyl-tRNA(Asn)/glutamyl-tRNA (Gln) amidotransferase subunit B — encoded protein: MIHPKWTRPFASFGTRATRARPLSEWQSVIGIEVHAQIKSRKKLFSDSFTDLDASPSVLPGDRVSIFDAAFPGCLPHFNNKCLDLAIRTSLALGSDVQQRSSFDRKHYFYPDLPSGYQITQKYSPIARGGSLQLLGYDGKLDTAKSTTPAHSEVTRVDLSRAGVPLMEIVSEPDMRSPEEAAAYVRSLQALLRAVGSSDGNMELGSMRCDVNISLNRPGEPFGTRCEIKNLNTIRGLVVALNAEIERYKNLLDQGLPVLQETRGFNEDTAETFRLRSKEGAPDYRYMPDPNLPPLVIEQEYIERIRAHMPTLPTQTRERLVSTYKLSSRDVDVLMGIDAGADVGFDGEEPSRLGAVAYFESVVRGGRDPKIVANWLLHELIGQLSFRSQTFADNPLTPERLGELVDAVESHVITGTSGKLLMRHLIETRSNLPLSQIIESLGLRAASSTSELTALCRTAISMLPKESELVAQGNDRVLMKVVGQVMRLSKGTADAQAAREELLRQLRK
- a CDS encoding VWA domain-containing protein; amino-acid sequence: MFSKLVKRLRRDNTPELPTVDLCKEDALAQLMHYDTQFLIDDSGSMAGTRWNEAREALMGLAEYTLKHDQDGIEIFFLNDVNKGGSVRNKEEVRQLFYAVKPSGSTPTGLRMEQLLMAYIARIEAARTKSGGQDPLNSGIKPLNLIVITDGEPTDDPEGVIIAAARRLDAGNFSLTQVGIQFIQVGDDKHASKALKELDNHLHKDNNVRDIVDTRPFTGKELTTEVLVAMLLGAINRRVDQIKKPGKE
- a CDS encoding VWA domain-containing protein, translating into MNFLKRITSRKSSLPANGDLPTYRTENALEVLREYDIVFLVDDSGSMAGSRWNEASTALAGVAGIASQYDPDGIDIYFLNSQAGGPHMQTPGEVTKLFQDVQPWGPTPTGRRLDMLLTDYINKIDYARSTGGVYPKPVNFIVITDGVPTDDPREVIIRAARRLDANNVLLSQVGIQFIQVGDDSGASRALKEMDDKLGPRHGIRDMVDTTPYKRKRLTEERIVKILLGGINRRVDNMGGAAVLHP
- a CDS encoding VWA domain-containing protein, with amino-acid sequence MGQNGSSVSEKRRSKTRINAPPEFGGATNSGPGRRSTLSGAPTRRHSTFGSGSPQTPSPHRRAASSASHTIQAAHRANNIASQRNSPMPLGHNIASQPPAYSSNGSAENALELLKLSFIELLKEYDTVFLIDDSGSMAGGLWTQAGRALAGVATVASQYDDDGIDIYFLNSREFAQNVRHESQVYQLFQRVQPRGSTPTGARLDILLRSYLTSIERAQEEFDSQDPEITGIKPVNYIVITDGAPSDDPESVIVAAAKRLDKGEFPLSQVGIQFVQIGSDPEATQALEELDDDLAGKYDIRDIVDTTPYTTELSGETLIKILLGGVNKRVDRRGGGAVMR